The genomic stretch TCGACGTCGCCGCCCTCGCCGTCCGGCGCGTCCTCGGCGAGCATCCGGTAGATGTCGTCACAGGTGCCGTCGACCCGTGTCGTGGTCAGGCCGAGCTCGCGGAGGGTGGCGTTGATCGCGTCGGTGCCGAGGAGGTCGACGAGCACGTCGGTGGCGGCGTTGTCGCTGACGCTCATCATCCAGTACGCGAGGTCGCGCAGCGACAGCTCGACGGGGTCGGCCATGACCGACAGGCCGGTCGGGCCATCGGAGCGCCCCTCGACGGGCACGTCGATACGCGTGGCAGGGTCAAGGCGCCCGTCACCGAACCGGCGGAACAGCTCGACGAGCACCGGGATCTTGAACACGCTGGCGAGCACGACGAGCCCGTCGTCGCCATAACCGACCTCGGTGCCGGCGTCGAGGTCGACCGCGTGCACCCAGCCCTGCGCACCGACAGCGTCGAGCGCCTCCTCGACGGCGGCCGCGAACGGCGCGGCCTCGGTGACGGATCCCGAAGGGGCTGCCACGGCTACCTCCCACGTTTCAACGCACGACCGGCCAACCGGCCGGTCGGCGTACCGTCGGCGAACGCGGTCTCGCCGTTGACCACCACGTGCCGGACGCCGGACGCGTATCGGTGCGCGTTCTCGTACGTCGCGTGGTCGGCGATCGTGTCGGGGTCGAACACGACGACGTCGGCGAGCTTGCCCGGCGCGAGCAGGCCGCGGTCGCGCAGGCCGAGGTTGCCGGCGGGCAGGCTCGTCATCCTGCGTACCGCCTCGCCGAGGGAGAGCACGGACTGCTCGCGCACGTACCTGCCGAGGATGCGGGCGAACGTGCCGTACGTCCGCGGGTGCGCGGCGGCGTCGGTGTACGGCTCCTCGGCGGCCAGGGAGGCGGCGTCGGACCCGACCGAGACCCACGGGTTGCGCAGCGCGGTGCGCAGCACGTCCTCGTCCATCATGAAGTACATCGCGTCGATCGACGGCTCCTGCTCCACCAGCTCGAGGAGCGTCTCCACCGGATCGGCGCCGTTCCCGTCGGCCACGGACTGCAGGCTGCGGCCGCGGTGCGCGGCCGCGGGCCCGTTCGGGTCGGGGAGCAGCAGCACGCCCCCGGCGCCCCCCGAGGCGAGGAACAGGTTCTCCCAGCGCTCGGACGGGGTGACCACGGCCTCGCGGATCCGCGCCCGTTCGGCCGGGTCGCGTAGCCGGGCCGCGAGCGCCGCGTAGCCGCCCTCGTGGAAGTCCGGCGGGATCGAGGCGGCCAGACCGGTCTGGCCGGCGATGTACGGGTAGACGTCGGCGGTCACGACCTGGCCGGTGGCCCGTGCGGCCTCGACGCGCGCGACCGCCTTCTCCATCTTGGGCCAGTTCTGCCGTCCCGCGGCCTTGAGGTGGTAGATCTCCGCGTGCAACCCGGCCCGCCGACCGATCTCGATCAGCTCGTCGACCGCGTCGAGGAAGTGGTCGCCCTCGCTGCGCATGTGCGAGATGTACATGCCGTCGTGCCTCGCCACGACCTCGCACAGCGCGACGAGCTCGTCGGTGGACGCGAAGCAGCCCGGCGGGTAGATGAGGGCCGAGCCGAGCCCGAGCGCACCGTCGGCCATCTCCTCGTCGAGGATGCCGCGGACGCGCGACAGCTCGGCGTCGGTCATCGGCCTGTTGTCCGCTCCCGCGCCGAGCATGCGCATGTTGTGCGCACCGACGAAGCTCGCCACGTTCTGCGCGACGCCCTTGCCCGCCAGGTGGGACAGGAAGTCCGTAAGGCGATCCCAGTCCAGCGACGGGTGGTCGGCGTCGAGGCCGGGTTCGAGCAGCGCCCTCGTCTCGTCGGTGAACGGCCCGATCGAGGTGCCCTCGCCGAAGACCTCGGTGGTGACGCCCTGGTAGAGGTCCGACAGGCCGCGGCCGTCGCGCTCCAGGCTGAAGTACGCGTGGCTCAGCACGTTGACGAACCCGGGCGCGACCACCAGCCCCGTCGCGTCGAGCACCGCCGCGTCGTGCACGTCGTCGCCGGGACCGACGGCGGTGATCCGGTCGCCGTCGACGAGCACGTCGGCCACGCGGCCGTCCCCGCCGCCGCCGTCATGGACCGTTCCACCGCGGATCACCAGGGTCGTCGACATGAGAGCATCATGGGGCCGCCGGGGTCGGTCCGCTTCGGCCGTCCGCACAACTGGGCGGCCGGTTCTTCGTGTGAGACGCCGACGACGTGACGGTCACGCTCGCGCACGCTGCCGGTACGACTGTGCACGCTGGTACAACGGTGCACGCTGCCGGTAACAGCGACGGGAGACCAGGTGGAGAGCACCCCCACAATGCGCACCCTGCTGAAGGCGTCGCTCGCCGGCGTGACCGGCGCCGCCGCGGTGAGGGAGATCTGGTAGCCGACCCGTGCTCACCTTCACGCTGCGCCGACTCCTCGTCGCCATCCCGGTCATCGTGGCGTCGACGTTCGTCGTCTTCCTCCTGGTGACGCTGTCCGGTGACCCGCTCGCCAACCTCAAGGGCCGCAACCCGCCGCCGTCGCCGCAGGTGATCAGGGTCGAGGAGCACCGCCTCCACCTCGACGAGCCGCTGCTGCAGCGCTACTGGACCTGGATCACCGGCGTCGTGCGAGGCGACTTCGGTCCCTCGGTGCGCACCAACCTGGACATCGGCCACGAGATCACCACCAGGTTCGGCGTCACCATCCGGCTGATCGCCCTCGCCATCGTGCTGGCACTGGTGCTCGCCGTCGTCGTCGGCGTCGTCAGCGCGGTGAAGCAGTACTCGGGCGTCGACTACGGATTCACGTTCGCCGCGTTCCTCTTCCTGTCGATGCCGTCGTTCTGGTTCGCGATCCTGCTCAAACAGGCGGGGATCTCACTCAACTCCCTCCTCGGCGACCAGGTCGTGTACACGATCGGGGAGAAGTCCGTCCTCGTCGAGGGCGGCCCGTGGGCTCATCTCGTCGACGCGCTTGGCCACATGGTGCTGCCGACGATCTCGCTGGCGCTGATCTCCTTCGGGGCGTGGAGCAGGTTCCAGCGCGCGTCGATGCTCGAGGTCCTGAACAGCGACTACGTCCTGTTCGCCAGGGCCAAGGGCCTCTCCAGGAGCCGCGTGATCGTGAAGCACGCGCTGCGCACCGCGCTGATCCCGATGACCACCGTGACGGCACTCGACTTCGCGACGCTGATCTCGGGCGCGGTGATCACCGAGACCGTGTTCCAGTGGCGCGGGCTCGGCGACTTCCTCGTCACGTCGGTCGAGCAGCGCGACGTCTACGCGGTGCTCGGTTGGC from Streptosporangiales bacterium encodes the following:
- a CDS encoding ABC transporter permease subunit, which codes for MLTFTLRRLLVAIPVIVASTFVVFLLVTLSGDPLANLKGRNPPPSPQVIRVEEHRLHLDEPLLQRYWTWITGVVRGDFGPSVRTNLDIGHEITTRFGVTIRLIALAIVLALVLAVVVGVVSAVKQYSGVDYGFTFAAFLFLSMPSFWFAILLKQAGISLNSLLGDQVVYTIGEKSVLVEGGPWAHLVDALGHMVLPTISLALISFGAWSRFQRASMLEVLNSDYVLFARAKGLSRSRVIVKHALRTALIPMTTVTALDFATLISGAVITETVFQWRGLGDFLVTSVEQRDVYAVLGWLLVVAVAVIVFNLIADLLYALLDPRIRYD
- a CDS encoding amidohydrolase family protein — protein: MSTTLVIRGGTVHDGGGGDGRVADVLVDGDRITAVGPGDDVHDAAVLDATGLVVAPGFVNVLSHAYFSLERDGRGLSDLYQGVTTEVFGEGTSIGPFTDETRALLEPGLDADHPSLDWDRLTDFLSHLAGKGVAQNVASFVGAHNMRMLGAGADNRPMTDAELSRVRGILDEEMADGALGLGSALIYPPGCFASTDELVALCEVVARHDGMYISHMRSEGDHFLDAVDELIEIGRRAGLHAEIYHLKAAGRQNWPKMEKAVARVEAARATGQVVTADVYPYIAGQTGLAASIPPDFHEGGYAALAARLRDPAERARIREAVVTPSERWENLFLASGGAGGVLLLPDPNGPAAAHRGRSLQSVADGNGADPVETLLELVEQEPSIDAMYFMMDEDVLRTALRNPWVSVGSDAASLAAEEPYTDAAAHPRTYGTFARILGRYVREQSVLSLGEAVRRMTSLPAGNLGLRDRGLLAPGKLADVVVFDPDTIADHATYENAHRYASGVRHVVVNGETAFADGTPTGRLAGRALKRGR